A single genomic interval of Caldanaerovirga acetigignens harbors:
- a CDS encoding dihydrodipicolinate synthase family protein, translating to MSEIKNKLTGVFIPVVTPFVDQKIDYKGFEENIEKWNKSKVKGYMPLGSNGEFRSLTDEEALKLVEIIAKKRAKDKTLIVGAGRESAWATIEFIKKIAEFGIDFASVITPHYFASKMNDEALIRFYTEVADKSPIPVMIYCIPRSANGVLISQKAISALSCHPNIAGIKDSSKEDIGMFVNAVPEGAEFYVLSGSINKFLDGLEKGAIGGVLSMANYLPDLCCKIQELFDAGKIDEAKTLSDRLCNINEKVSGHGGVAAVKAAMDILGYFGGEPRIPLLPLKENEVEEIRKILKEEGLLND from the coding sequence ATGTCTGAAATAAAAAACAAATTGACAGGTGTTTTCATTCCCGTAGTGACGCCTTTCGTTGACCAAAAAATTGATTATAAGGGCTTTGAAGAAAATATAGAAAAGTGGAATAAAAGCAAAGTAAAAGGATATATGCCTTTAGGAAGCAACGGAGAATTCAGAAGTTTGACAGACGAAGAGGCTTTAAAGTTGGTAGAAATTATTGCTAAAAAAAGAGCAAAAGACAAGACACTAATAGTAGGCGCAGGGCGAGAATCGGCATGGGCGACAATAGAGTTTATAAAAAAGATAGCGGAATTTGGGATAGATTTCGCAAGTGTCATAACTCCTCACTATTTTGCATCCAAGATGAATGATGAAGCTCTGATACGGTTCTATACAGAAGTGGCCGATAAATCGCCGATTCCTGTTATGATATACTGCATACCAAGGTCGGCAAATGGCGTGCTGATATCGCAAAAGGCTATTTCTGCTCTATCTTGCCACCCAAATATTGCTGGCATTAAGGACTCTTCTAAAGAAGATATAGGTATGTTTGTAAATGCAGTGCCTGAAGGTGCAGAATTCTACGTATTGTCTGGCTCTATAAACAAATTTTTAGATGGACTGGAAAAAGGGGCGATAGGCGGAGTCCTTTCGATGGCCAACTACCTGCCGGACTTATGCTGCAAGATACAGGAACTGTTTGATGCCGGTAAGATTGATGAGGCAAAAACGCTGAGCGACAGGCTATGTAATATAAACGAAAAAGTATCCGGGCATGGCGGGGTTGCAGCAGTAAAGGCGGCTATGGATATACTGGGGTACTTTGGAGGGGAACCGAGGATACCTTTGCTTCCGTTGAAAGAAAATGAAGTAGAGGAAATAAGGAAAATTTTGAAGGAAGAGGGACTGTTAAATGATTAA
- a CDS encoding FGGY-family carbohydrate kinase produces the protein MNILSVDFGTSSVKMAILNKNLEVLATTKFEYNYEVIEKFKIQLDAETIFKAFLEGLKSFENYLKKIDVLVFCVFSPCLIAMDKEGRPLYPAIIHLDRRSYPQSKYAIKVVGKNNFLKINGNLPFPGGISCTSILWIKDNCEDIYKKTYKFGHLNTFIHRCLVGKWIIDPSNASFTGLYETLKLNGTWSDDICNALGIDTNKLPDVVPSLSIAGKLSKEAASLTGLREGIPVAVGANDTTSAAYGAGAVEKGDILNISGSSEIVTITTDDPKPHEKYYVRVSMENGKWLYLAITVGGFALEWFRKEFYKEMDKKYFYEVYLPEVLKKNIKTDVKFKPYLAGDRHSLAKKKGAFTGLTFDTTREDFLIGLLIGTYEPVFNAINICKKQMKLNTTIYWTGGMISDAYLEFKKRIFKGFNFDMKKDCTIIGNGKVALKLLC, from the coding sequence GTGAATATTTTATCTGTAGATTTTGGAACATCTTCAGTTAAAATGGCTATTCTAAATAAAAATTTAGAAGTACTTGCAACTACAAAATTTGAATATAATTACGAAGTTATAGAAAAATTCAAGATACAATTAGATGCGGAAACGATTTTCAAAGCATTTTTAGAAGGTCTAAAGTCTTTTGAAAATTACCTTAAGAAAATAGATGTATTAGTTTTCTGTGTTTTTTCTCCGTGTTTGATAGCTATGGACAAGGAAGGTAGGCCTCTATATCCGGCCATAATTCATTTAGATAGGAGGAGTTATCCTCAATCAAAATATGCAATAAAGGTAGTAGGAAAAAATAACTTTTTGAAAATCAATGGGAATCTGCCGTTCCCTGGAGGAATTTCATGTACTAGCATTTTGTGGATAAAAGATAACTGTGAAGATATATACAAAAAAACTTATAAATTTGGGCATTTAAATACATTTATACATCGGTGTTTAGTAGGGAAGTGGATAATTGACCCCTCAAATGCTTCTTTTACAGGTCTCTATGAAACGTTAAAACTGAACGGTACTTGGTCAGATGATATTTGTAATGCATTAGGTATAGACACGAATAAGTTGCCAGACGTTGTCCCTTCGTTGAGCATAGCTGGAAAGTTGTCAAAAGAAGCGGCCTCACTTACTGGCCTGCGAGAAGGTATACCAGTTGCAGTTGGCGCGAACGACACTACAAGTGCTGCCTACGGTGCAGGTGCGGTTGAAAAAGGGGATATATTGAATATTTCGGGTAGCAGTGAAATCGTGACGATTACGACTGATGATCCTAAGCCCCATGAAAAGTATTACGTAAGGGTTTCTATGGAAAACGGGAAATGGCTTTATCTTGCTATTACTGTGGGAGGATTCGCTCTAGAGTGGTTCAGGAAAGAGTTTTATAAAGAAATGGATAAAAAATATTTCTACGAAGTATATTTGCCGGAAGTTTTAAAGAAAAATATCAAGACTGATGTAAAATTTAAACCCTATCTTGCTGGGGACAGGCACAGTTTAGCGAAGAAAAAGGGTGCGTTTACCGGACTTACGTTTGATACGACGAGAGAAGATTTTCTGATAGGTCTACTCATAGGGACATACGAGCCCGTATTTAATGCAATAAATATATGCAAAAAACAGATGAAACTCAATACTACAATATATTGGACTGGCGGTATGATAAGCGATGCTTATCTAGAGTTCAAAAAAAGGATATTTAAGGGATTTAACTTCGACATGAAAAAAGATTGCACAATAATAGGAAACGGTAAAGTAGCATTAAAGCTATTATGCTAA
- a CDS encoding transketolase family protein, whose amino-acid sequence MAKIATREAYGEALAELGEEMKDIIVLDADLSKSTKTSVFAKKFPERFFNVGIAEQNLMGTAAGLATCGKIPFASTFAVFACGRAFEQIRNSICYPNLNVKIAATHAGITVGEDGATHQSVEDIALMRSLPNMTVISPADAVETKKAVRAAAKLKGPVYLRLGRHPVETIFDDSYEFEVGKGVVLGDGRDVALIATGIMVGESLKAAEILAKEGIDAMVVNIHTIKPIDEEAILKAAECGAIVTAEEHTVIGGLGSAVAEIIAEKKPVRMKKVGIRDVFGMSGKPEELMKAYGITAEDIVNAAKSLLSTD is encoded by the coding sequence ATGGCAAAGATTGCAACGAGAGAAGCTTACGGGGAAGCTCTTGCCGAGCTGGGAGAAGAGATGAAAGACATAATAGTTTTGGACGCGGACCTGTCGAAATCTACAAAGACGAGTGTTTTTGCAAAAAAATTTCCGGAACGATTTTTCAATGTAGGAATAGCAGAGCAGAACTTGATGGGCACCGCAGCGGGTCTTGCTACATGCGGGAAGATACCTTTTGCCAGCACCTTTGCAGTATTTGCCTGCGGGAGGGCTTTCGAACAAATAAGAAACTCTATATGCTATCCTAATCTGAACGTCAAAATTGCAGCGACTCATGCAGGGATCACCGTAGGAGAAGACGGGGCTACGCACCAATCCGTAGAAGATATAGCTCTTATGAGGTCGTTGCCCAACATGACCGTGATTAGTCCTGCGGATGCAGTAGAGACCAAAAAAGCGGTGCGCGCTGCAGCAAAGCTCAAAGGGCCGGTTTATCTGCGACTGGGGAGGCACCCTGTAGAAACAATATTCGATGATAGTTATGAATTTGAAGTAGGAAAGGGAGTCGTATTGGGGGATGGCAGGGATGTTGCATTGATAGCGACGGGAATAATGGTAGGTGAGTCGCTTAAGGCGGCGGAAATTTTGGCCAAAGAAGGCATAGATGCTATGGTAGTAAACATCCACACAATAAAACCTATAGATGAGGAAGCGATATTAAAAGCTGCAGAATGCGGTGCTATAGTTACTGCAGAAGAGCATACAGTCATAGGCGGGTTAGGGAGTGCAGTGGCGGAGATAATTGCCGAGAAAAAGCCTGTTCGGATGAAAAAAGTAGGTATTAGGGATGTGTTTGGGATGTCAGGCAAGCCGGAGGAATTGATGAAAGCTTACGGCATAACTGCCGAAGATATAGTAAATGCTGCAAAATCGCTTTTATCGACTGACTAA
- a CDS encoding transketolase, producing the protein MLKKEELVYLKEMAKKIRCHIIEMIAEAGSGHPGGSLSCTDILVALYFHEMRIDPSNPNWQDRDRFVLSKGHAAPALYAVLAERGYFPMEELKTLRKTGSMLQGHPDMKKTPGVDMTTGSLGQGLSAANGMAIAGKLDGKDYRVYVLLGDGELEEGQVWEAAMAAAHYKLDNLTAFVDHNGLQIDGPITDVMSPEIIQEKFKAFGWHVIEINGHDFEDIISAIKQAKKIKGKPTVIVANTVKGKGVPYMENKVDWHGKAPTKEQAQEALKALRG; encoded by the coding sequence ATGCTGAAAAAGGAAGAACTCGTGTATCTAAAAGAGATGGCAAAAAAGATAAGATGTCACATAATTGAGATGATAGCCGAGGCAGGGTCTGGCCATCCTGGAGGCTCCCTTTCTTGTACAGATATACTAGTTGCTCTTTATTTCCATGAGATGAGAATTGACCCCTCAAATCCAAATTGGCAGGATAGGGACAGATTCGTGCTTTCAAAAGGACACGCTGCCCCTGCCCTGTATGCAGTTCTAGCCGAAAGGGGATATTTCCCAATGGAAGAATTGAAAACTTTAAGAAAAACTGGCTCAATGCTCCAAGGGCATCCGGATATGAAAAAGACGCCGGGAGTTGATATGACTACCGGTTCGTTAGGGCAGGGGCTTTCGGCGGCCAATGGAATGGCTATAGCCGGAAAGCTAGACGGCAAGGATTATCGCGTATACGTGCTTTTAGGCGATGGAGAACTGGAAGAAGGCCAGGTATGGGAAGCGGCTATGGCTGCAGCCCACTACAAACTGGATAACCTGACAGCTTTTGTAGATCACAACGGCTTGCAGATAGATGGCCCTATAACTGATGTAATGTCGCCAGAAATAATACAGGAGAAATTCAAAGCTTTTGGATGGCACGTTATTGAAATAAATGGACACGACTTCGAAGATATAATCAGTGCAATAAAGCAGGCAAAGAAAATAAAAGGCAAACCGACGGTAATAGTAGCAAATACGGTAAAGGGGAAAGGCGTCCCATATATGGAAAACAAAGTTGACTGGCACGGCAAAGCACCTACGAAAGAGCAGGCACAGGAAGCTCTAAAAGCTCTTAGAGGCTAA